The proteins below are encoded in one region of Helianthus annuus cultivar XRQ/B chromosome 2, HanXRQr2.0-SUNRISE, whole genome shotgun sequence:
- the LOC110890031 gene encoding uncharacterized protein LOC110890031, producing MGSLAAWNIRGLNRPLKQKEVRQVMKDNHLQVCAIMETHVDASNVSSVCKKVCRSWSWATNSGCCQKGTRIMVGWDADVVDVMVLSQSDQVMHTQIIFKMDRKTVFCSFIYADNHYKNRRKLWDDLCSHHAFMKNNPWVIMGDFNSSLYLEDSLTSSSTSSVGMREFKECVNNIEVFDINSSGLHYTWSNKQKQGAVFKKIDRVMGNTPFIDVFPAAAACYHPYRISDHSPCILSLPSLTREKPKPFKFVNLLSEKKGFMEEVKRIWDVDMQGFPMFQVVQKLKALKRPLRKLFQQQGNLHEKVKEARNNLDACQRAMDEAPMNLELKTQHDNLIVRYIDATRDEAMFLQQKSKVEWLALGDSNTKFFHNVVKAKNHRSRIFSIRDANGNLFEGGAVPQVMVEHYTRFFGTSGAISIDPSPELFTNVLPVEKA from the coding sequence ATGGGTAGCTTAGCCGCATGGAATATAAGGGGTTTGAACCGGCCCCTGAAACAAAAAGAGGTTCGGCAGGTCATGAAGGATAATCATTTGCAGGTTTGTGCTATTATGGAGACTCATGTGGATGCTTCTAATGTATCGAGTGTTTGCAAAAAAGTTTGTAGGTCTTGGAGTTGGGCGACTAACTCGGGATGCTGTCAAAAAGGAACACGTATTATGGTGGGGTGGGATGCCGATGTAGTTGATGTTATGGTGTTATCCCAATCTGATCAGGTAATGCACACTCAGATTATTTTCAAAATGGATCGGAAAACAGTTTTTTGCTCGTTTATTTATGCTGATAATCACTATAAGAATCGGAGAAAACTATGGGATGACTTGTGTTCTCATCACGCATTTATGAAGAATAACCCTTGGGTTATAATGGGAGATTTTAACTCCTCATTGTATTTGGAAGACTCGTTAACGAGTTCATCAACAAGTAGTGTTGGAATGAGGGAGTTTAAGGAGTGCGTCAATAATATTGAGGTTTTTGATATTAATAGCTCCGGTTTACATTATACGTGGTCGAACAAACAGAAACAAGGTGCGGTGTTTAAAAAGATAGATAGAGTCATGGGTAACACTCCGTTTATTGACGTTTTCCCAGCGGCAGCGGCGTGCTATCACCCATACAGAATTTCGGATCACTCACCATGTATTCTATCTTTGCCGAGTCTTACGAGGGAGAAACCGAAACCTTTTAAATTCGTAAATTTGTTGTCGGAGAAAAAGGGTTTTATGGAAGAGGTAAAACGCATTTGGGATGTAGATATGCAGGGGTTCCCCATGTTCCAAGTAGTTCAGAAACTCAAAGCGCTTAAGAGACCGTTACGTAAGCTTTTTCAACAGCAAGGTAATTTGCATGAAAAGGTAAAAGAGGCGCGGAACAATCTGGATGCGTGTCAAAGGGCGATGGATGAAGCTCCGATGAATTTAGAGCTGAAAACACAGCATGATAACCTTATCGTAAGGTATATAGATGCTACTCGTGATGAAGCAATGTTTTTACAACAAAAATCAAAAGTCGAGTGGCTTGCATTGGGGGATTCGAATACGAAATTCTTTCATAATGTGGTAAAAGCTAAAAATCATCGTAGTAGAATTTTTTCGATCCGGGATGCAAATGGAAATTTGTTTGAAGGAGGTGCGGTTCCGCAGGTAATGGTTGAACATTATACTCGGTTTTTTGGGACTTCTGGCGCTATAAGTATTGACCCGTCTCCAGAATTATTCACTAATGTGTTGCCGGTTGAGAAAGCTTAA
- the LOC110890040 gene encoding uncharacterized protein LOC110890040: MEQLLEDGPWMIRNVPIILKQWSSSANVTKEEITEIPVWVKMHEVPLPAFTEDGLSLLASKIGVPKMVDSYTASMCSESWGRSSFARALIEVHASKELKRSVKVAIPSMEGTGYATAEVKIEYDWEPMRCSTCCVFGHDDNTCPKQPKPEANNDLNKRKDNFQEVKGKNKKGGQQGVNVKTQKQKVIYRPVVKKKVDGTTASSSRVHVSNPFDVLQVDEEQPHTDGLNDKSSGQPKPKAKGGMDGYEEVIDDGVEVDELLGEIPNYLDKKLEKKGAEGASTPGERGF, translated from the coding sequence ATGGAACAGTTACTGGAGGATGGTCCATGGATGATAAGGAATGTCCCTATTATTCTGAAACAATGGTCATCGTCGGCTAATGTGACGAAGGAGGAAATTACCGAAATACCTGTGTGGGTTAAAATGCATGAAGTGCCGTTACCTGCATTTACTGAAGATGGTTTGAGTTTACTTGCGTCGAAGATAGGAGTGCCTAAGATGGTAGATTCTTACACGGCATCTATGTGTTCCGAATCGTGGGGTAGGAGCAGCTTTGCTCGGGCACTGATAGAAGTTCATGCTAGCAAAGAATTAAAACGAAGTGTGAAGGTTGCAATACCGTCTATGGAAGGAACAGGTTATGCCACGGCTGAGGTGAAAATTGAATATGACTGGGAACCGATGAGATGTTCTACATGTTGTGTTTTTGGACATGATGACAATACGTGCCCAAAGCAACCGAAACCAGAGGCAAATAATGATCTTAACAAGAGAAAAGACAACTTCCAGGAAGTTAAAGGCAAAAATAAGAAAGGAGGTCAGCAAGGTGTTAACGTTAAAACGCAGAAACAAAAAGTGATTTATCGGCCGGTGGTTAAGAAGAAGGTTGATGGGACGACTGCTTCGTCGTCTCGGGTTCATGTCTCAAACCCGTTTGATGTTCTTCAGGTCGATGAAGAGCAGCCGCATACGGATGGGTTGAATGATAAATCTAGTGGCCAACCGAAACCAAAAGCTAAAGGAGGTATGGACGGATATGAGGAGGTTATCGACGATGGGGTAGAGGTGGATGAGCTTTTAGGTGAAATCCCGAATTACCTAGATAAGAAACTGGAAAAAAAAGGAGCTGAGGGTGCAAGCACACCCGGAGAAAGGGGTTTTTAA